CTCCAACACCTGGCGCGCGGCCTGTTCCGCGTCGAACTCCAGCGCTCCACTGGCCGTGGCCACCGCCGCGCCCGCCGCCTCCGGGCTCACGCCGTGGGCCTCCAGCCGCCGCCGCACCTCCTCGGGGCCGTACCTCCCCCCACCCAGCAGCCGCTCGGCCTGGTCCCGGGCGAAGCGCTCGTCGTTCAGATAACCCCAGCCCTCCACCCGGGCGAGCGCCCGCTCACGCACCGCCTCGGCGTACCCCTTGCGCTCGAGCGCCACGAGCAGCTCCTGCCGGCTGCGCGCACGCGCCTTGAGCAGCCGCAGGCAGGCGTCCGTCGCGCGTCCGACTTCCGCGTCCGTGGCATCCTCGGAGTCCATCGACGCTTGTCTAGCATGTGCTAACAGGCGCGGCATGCACCCCCTCATCGCCCGCTACCTCAGCCCCGAAGCCGCCCGCGAGACGCTCCAGAAGGAGAAGGATGGCGCCCCGCTCGGACCCGAGGAGCGGCTGTTCGCCCAGACCGCCGCCGACCACCCCGAGCAACGCGCCACGTTGATGGGCACCTCGGGCCGGCGCCACCTGTCCTCGGATGCCGAGGCCGCCGTCGTCTTCCTCGCCGCCTACGCCGCCACGCGCGCCATCGCCGAGGACCCCACCCTCTCCGCCGCCACCGCCCGGGCGCGCGAGGCCCTCAAGGCCGAGGGCGCGAGCGACACCGAGACGGACGCCTTCCTCGCCTCCATCCTCATGGAGGAGGCCTTCGGCTACGAGCAGGAGGTGGAGATGTTCGACAGCACCTACGTCCAGGAGACGCTCGGCGAGGTGCCCGCCCTGGCCGCGCTCACCCGGGAGCAGGTGGATGCGCTCATCATCGGCTTCGAGCGCTCGGCGCGCGACGAGGCGGAGCGCAACGTCCGGGCGCGCCTGGCCCGGGCGCTCATCAACGGGGCGTGGGACGAGGGCCCCACCCCCATCAACCCCGAGCACATCGAGGCGCTCTACGAGGCGGAGATCGAGGGCAAGCCCGAGGCCGAGATGGAGGCGGGCCTGCGCGCCACCGTGGACTTCCTGCAGGTGCTCGCGCGCGAGGGGCTCGTCGGCCCCCAGCGCCTGTCCCGGCTCCGGGCCCAGCTCGGCGACGAGGAGGCCTGAAGCGCGAGCCGGCCTCCCGTCCCCGTCGGCGCGTCAGAAGCGCTCGATCTGGAAGTCGTCGTCCGCCGCCGGAGCCGCGGGGGCGGGCGCCGGAGCGGGCGCTGGAGCAGGCCGGGCGGGCGTGCCCTGGACGGTGGGAATCGACGTCCGGGAGCCCATCGCGGCGGGAGCGGACGGACGCTGCGGAGTGCCCTGGACGGAGGGAACCCCCGCGCGAGAAACGGGCGTGGGACGGGAGGGCGTGGCGGGCGGCACCGGGGCCGGCTGGGTGTTCTGGCCGAAGCCCGCCGTGCCCGGCACGGCACGCGCGCCCCCGCCCTCGAAGTTGTCCCACTTCGAGTCCGAGGTGGCGCTGATGCCGGAGAAGCGCAGCGCGAAGTCATCCGGGTTGGTGGCCTGCCGGTGGGCCTCCTCGTAGGTGACGAGCCCCTGCTTCACCAGTGACATGAGCGACTGATCGAAGGTCTGCATGCCGTAGCTGTCGGTGCCCTGGGAGATGGCGTCGGAGATCTCCTTGGTGCGGTCCTTGTCCTCGATCATCTCCTTCACGCGCGCGGTGCAGCGCAGCACCTCCACCGCGGCCACGCGGCCCTTGCCGTCCGCGCGCGGCACCAGACGCTGGCTCACCACCGCCTTGAGCACGCTCGCAAGCTGGATGCGCACCTGCTTCTGCTGGTAGGGCGGGAAGGCCGACACGATGCGGTTGATGGTCTCCGTGGCGTCCAGCGTGTGCAGCGTGGACATCACCAGGTGGCCCGTCTCCGCCGCCGAGAGCGCCGTTTCAATCGTCTCGTGGTCACGCATCTCGCCCACGAGGATGACGTCCGGATCCTGGCGCAGCGCGCTCTTGAGCGCCTGGGCGAAGGACATCGTGTCCACGCCCACCTCGCGCTGGTTCACGATGGAGCGCTTGTCGCGGATGAGGAACTCGATCGGATCCTCGATCGTCATGATGTGGTTGGTCTCGGTCGCGTTGATGTGATCGATCATCCCCGCGAGCGTGGTGCTCTTGCCCGAGCCCGTGGTGCCGGTGACGAGCACCAGCCCGCGCTCCTCCAGGCAGATCTTCTCCAGGATGGGCGGCAGGAGCAGATCCTTGATGGTCATCACCTTGAAGGGGATGACGCGCAACACGGCGCCCACGGTGCCGCGCTGCTGGAAGACGTTCACGCGGAAGCGCCCGAGCCCCGGCACTCCGTACGCCAGGTCCACCTCGTTGCTCTGCTTGAACTTCTCCTTCTGGAACTCGTTCATGATGCCGAAGGCCATGCGCGCGACCTCCTCGGGCGGCAGGCGCTTGCCGTCCTTGAGGGGCATCAACGAGCCGTCGACACGGAACATGGGCGGCAGGCCCGCCTTGAGGTGGATGTCGGAGGCACCGCCGCGGAGCGCAATCTGGAGGATTTCGTTGAGTTCCATGGATGTGGCCGATGCTACACGTTCGCCCACGCACTTGAGGAGCCCCGCCCGCCCCCACGGGCTCGACTGCTCGGCCGGGCGGGCCCGCAAAGACAACGGCGGAGGCCTCCGAGGAGGACCTCCGCCGCGTGCACTCCAGCGAAACCCGAGGGCTTAGCGCTTGGAGAACTGGAACCGGCGACGCGCGCCCGGCTGACCGTACTTCTTGCGCTCGACGGCGCGGGCATCACGCGTGAGGAAGCCGGCCTTCTTGAGCGGCGGACGGAAGTCCGGGTTGTAGTTGCACAGCGCGCGGGCGAGGCCGTGACGGATGGCGCCGGCCTGACCACTCAGACCTCCGCCGCGCACGTTCACCTCGATGTCGATCTTGCCCTTCTGCTCGAGCACGTCCAGGGGCTGGTTGAGCACCATCTTGGAGGTCTCGCGGCCGAAGTACACGTTGATGTCGCGGCCGTTGATGATCACAACGCCGGTGCCCGGGCGGATCCACACGCGCGCGGTGGCCTCCTTGCGGCGGCCCGTACCGTAAAAACCCTTCTCAGTGGCGGTAGCCATGTCGTCTCTTCTCTAAAGGTGCGGAAAAGTGTGGAAGGAAGGAGCCCTTACGCCTCGACCTCGCGCGCGACCGGCTGCTGGGCGGCGTGCGGGTGGGTGTTGCCGGCGTAGACCTTGAGCTTGGTCATCATCTGACGGCCCAGCGCGTTGCGCGGCAGCATGCGGCGCACGGCGTTGATGATGACGTCCTCGGGGTGGCGCGCCCGCAGCTTGGCGAGGTTGGTGCTCTTGAGGGCACCCGGGAAACCGGCACGCGGGTGCCGGTAGTACATCTTGTCCTGCTCCTTCGTGCCCGTGACCTTCACCTTCTCGGCGTTGATCACGATGACATGATCACCCGTGTCGATCGACGGGGTGTACATCGCCTTGTGCTTGCCCTTGAGAAGGGTAGCGATCTG
Above is a window of Cystobacter fuscus DNA encoding:
- a CDS encoding regulatory protein RecX, yielding MDSEDATDAEVGRATDACLRLLKARARSRQELLVALERKGYAEAVRERALARVEGWGYLNDERFARDQAERLLGGGRYGPEEVRRRLEAHGVSPEAAGAAVATASGALEFDAEQAARQVLEQRGLSGRELDAREKARAGRLLFSRGFSEDIVQRVLGDAMLEPSGPDD
- a CDS encoding type IV pilus twitching motility protein PilT, with the protein product MELNEILQIALRGGASDIHLKAGLPPMFRVDGSLMPLKDGKRLPPEEVARMAFGIMNEFQKEKFKQSNEVDLAYGVPGLGRFRVNVFQQRGTVGAVLRVIPFKVMTIKDLLLPPILEKICLEERGLVLVTGTTGSGKSTTLAGMIDHINATETNHIMTIEDPIEFLIRDKRSIVNQREVGVDTMSFAQALKSALRQDPDVILVGEMRDHETIETALSAAETGHLVMSTLHTLDATETINRIVSAFPPYQQKQVRIQLASVLKAVVSQRLVPRADGKGRVAAVEVLRCTARVKEMIEDKDRTKEISDAISQGTDSYGMQTFDQSLMSLVKQGLVTYEEAHRQATNPDDFALRFSGISATSDSKWDNFEGGGARAVPGTAGFGQNTQPAPVPPATPSRPTPVSRAGVPSVQGTPQRPSAPAAMGSRTSIPTVQGTPARPAPAPAPAPAPAAPAADDDFQIERF
- the rpsI gene encoding 30S ribosomal protein S9, coding for MATATEKGFYGTGRRKEATARVWIRPGTGVVIINGRDINVYFGRETSKMVLNQPLDVLEQKGKIDIEVNVRGGGLSGQAGAIRHGLARALCNYNPDFRPPLKKAGFLTRDARAVERKKYGQPGARRRFQFSKR
- the rplM gene encoding 50S ribosomal protein L13; translated protein: MSQRTYSAKPADIKRQWHVIDVNDKVLGRAASQIATLLKGKHKAMYTPSIDTGDHVIVINAEKVKVTGTKEQDKMYYRHPRAGFPGALKSTNLAKLRARHPEDVIINAVRRMLPRNALGRQMMTKLKVYAGNTHPHAAQQPVAREVEA